In Halobacteriovorax sp. JY17, the DNA window AGTTTTCAAGGGTATTAAATGAGGCCATGTTTAGACCTGAAGCAGATGAGTTATTTTCGGCTGTTTATAAGGCAGTAGAGAGTAATCCAAAAGTAGATCCAAAACTTCTCTTTTCTAGACTTGAGAGAATTGATATCTGTAGGGACCCAAAGGCCTTAAACTTTGTAGATACAGTTTTTGAAGCTTACCGAATTAAGGGATGGCCAACGAGTGTTAGAGATCGTTTAGCGACCGAAGTATTCACTCTTTTAAAAGAGACGGTTCCAAGAAATCGCTCTGTTGAAAACCTTCTCTACTTTACTAATATTCTCTTGATTATGTCTGATAATGGGCTGGTTCCTTTGAACTATAGTACTGAGCTTGAAGATCTAAGTCGTAGAATAAATGAGAATCACACAATGTTTAAGGACCTATTTGGGAATAGCCAAAATAGAGAAGCCAATTACATTAGTCTTAGTGATTATTTAAGACGAAATGAAGAGTTGAGTATTGAGCTTAGGCAGACCGCGGGAGATATAGAAAATGTCCTAGGTGTCGGCTACTAATTGATCGTCCTCTTCCATACAGAGATAAATTTTACTTTCTTGAACCTTCGCCTCTAAGAGTAATTCTTTAATTGTCGATAAAATCCAAAGTCTCATAGGTCTATTATAGCGAATCTTACCATCAAATGATTTAATAAGCTCACTTCCAAGAAGTTCACTACCCGGGTAGTTCTTCTTAACTTGATGGAAGACATCTTTTGTAAATCTCACAACACCTACTGAAATATATTCTAACTTCTCTGCTGGAAGACTTTTAAATAATTCAGAAATTAATTCTCTATACTTTTCCTTGAAGTCATCATCGTAGACAACTGGATCAAAGTGGATACCAATAGGGTGACCTACCGCTGAGAGCTTTTCAATTGCCTTTAACCGCGCTTTTAAAGAAGGAGTTTGAAGATCATTCTTCTTTATCTTATCTGCAGGTGAGAGAGAGAAGGTAGTGATAATATTTTTCTTAGGAGCTAGTTCTAGTAGTGCCTTTATATTGGCAGACTTTGTTCTAAGCTCTAGCTTTGCATTTGGAAGTCTAGAAAAGAGTTCGTGATAAATCTCTAACTCACCAGTGATATGCGTAAGGGCAAGTGAATCCGAAAATTCTCCAGCATGAAACCACGGAGTTAATCCTTTTTGTGTACATTCCTCTGTTACCTTCTCAATCTCATTGCAAATGTCTCTATGATTTAAAAAGAGAACAATATCTGGAGAGTTGAAGTAGCCTTGAAGGTAGCAGTAGTTACATTCATAGATACAATTATAAGCGTGTATAAAGTAGTAGTGAGGCTCACCTGAAAGACCGTAGGCATCGGGAGCTTCTTTTACGAGTTGTCCGCGTTTTTCACCTAGAAATAAATTAAGTGTTTCATTTTTTTGAAGGTAAGGTTTTTTCACTCGATTAAATATATCTTCAACTTTTTCAATTACTGTAACTTTCGCTTTTGGGAATTTAGAAATAATTAAGTTCGCTCGATTATTTGAAACGAAATCTCTCTCAATAAATATTTTATCAAACATCGAGATTGCCTCTCATAAGAGATTTATAGGCCTGATAGTCAAGGGAGCTTAAGGCCTTGGCCATTTTTCTGAGTTCAACTTCATTTTGAATTGTTGCACTTATTTGGAATTGATCACTTTCTAAATTCTTTGAAAGAGTAGTCTTTATTCTAGCCTCTTGAAGCGGAGCTAGAATTTGGTCTAACTTATTTTGCAGAGCTGTATTAAAAGGAGTGAGAAGTTTTCGAAGCTTTTCAAGGAGAATACTTGTTCTCTGTTTAGGAAGAGCTTCTATTTTTAAAACGTCCTTTAGTTTAATTAAATCTAGAACTTCTTTCTCTGAACTATACTTAGTAAGAAGTTGAGAGAGAAGAGTTGTATAGTGTCTATACTGAGAAACTGTAAAATAGAATTCTCTATACTCTTCAATGAGAAACTTTCTTTCTTCAGTAGCACTCTCTGTAATATTTAAATATTCTCGGTAGAGCTTATCACTGAAATATTCGGCCTTCTCTTTTATGATCTCACAAATGGCAGTATTTTCTTTTTCTAAGTAAGGTTCATCAGAAATAAGTTTGAAAGCTTTAAATTCTTTTTGAAAGTTACTTGCTGCCCTTGCTATCGCCCAAAGTTCTCGGTCGACAATATTAGCAAAGCAAGAGAGTTTTTGGGCTTGTTTGTGATTAAGGGTTCTACTTGAGCTCGTAATACAGTCAAGGAGGCCATTAGAATTTGAAGTGAAGGACTTAAATTCTAAGACTTCATTTTGAATAGCGTAGCTTGTTCTCACTTCATAGATTGAATCTAATTGAGCTTTCTCATCTAAGGCACCTGCAACACCAAAGTTTAGAACTATTTCTATTTCTGGAAATTTTGAAAGAGTGGCCGTCGTCGCCTCTAAGGCGTTATAAATTCCTTCCGAGCAGATTATCAGGTAGGAGTCACCATTCTTATAAAGAGGGCAGCTTAGGGATTCAAGTGATTTATAATTCCCTTGTTTTAAAAATGTCTGTGCTTCTGCTCTATGAGCAAAGACAAGTAAGCGCATATTAACCCTTGATTTTGATTAAGGGCGACTTTATAGTGGGCCTTGTATTTTGTCTAGCGCAAGAGTAATGCTTTTAGAGGTGAGGGACGTATCATGTCACGTATTTTAAAGAACTTAGGAGGAATTCCTATCGGCTTTGGTGGGGCCTCTATTAGCGGTGAAGGTGCTGGGTACGGATTTGGAGATATTTCTGAAGGAGATGCCTGTTCCTTATTAAAGTATGCTTTTGAAAGAGGAGTAAAGCTTTTTGATACAGCTCCAATATATGGCTTTGGTGAATCAGAAAGAAGAATGGGAAAGGCCTTTAAAGATATAAGAGAGAAAGTCTTCATCATTTCTAAGTGTGGGGTCTCCTGGCATGACTCAAAACGGGTTAATATGACTAATGACCCAAAAGAAACTCAGAAGATGCTACACGATTCTCTAAAGAGATTAAATTCAGATTATATCGACCACTATATGATTCATTGGCCAGATAGTAGGGTGGATATAAGAAAGACCATGGAAGTCTTGGCCAAGGCGAAGCTTGAAGGAAAGATAAAGTCTATTGGGCTTTGTAACTCAAATAGAGATGAATTTGAAAAGGCATCGGAGATCGATGAAATTCTCTCTCTTCAGTCAGAGCTAAATATTTTTGAAAGAGGATCGCTAGACTCAGTCCTACCTATTGCAAGAGAAAATGATCTAAGCTTTATGAGTTGGGGAACTCTTGATAAGGGTATTCTTACGGGAAGAGTAAACTCTAAGAGAAAATTTGATAAGAGTGATTGTCGATCATGGGCACCTTGGTGGAAGAGTATTGATAAAGATAGTAGGTATAAGAAGATGGAGATTATAAGTAAAATTCTAAGCGAGTTTGAAATGTCTCCTATTTCTCTGGCCCTTGGTTTTAATTTATCAAATGAAAATGTAGACACCGTTCTCTGCGGCGGAAGAAATCAGACCCAGTGGGATGGTCTTATAGACTCTCTTGAAAATCTTCCAACCCAAGAGCAATTAGATAGAGTCTTAAAGAGTATTGATGAAGATTAGTGTTATTATACCAACCTTTAATAGAGCAGAAATTCTAGAGAGATCTCTAAAATCTGTTTTACAACAAAGTTATCAGGACTTTGAAGTTCTTATTGTAGATGATGGCTCGACAGATAAGACTTATTCTACGGTTAAGAAATACTTTTCTGATAAGAGAGTAAAATATATTTATCAGAGTAATAAGGGAGTAAGTGCTGCTCGAAACCTAGGAGTTTCTCTAAGTTCATATGATTGGATTAGCTTCTTAGACTCTGATGATGAATGGTTATCTAACAAACTCGATAAGCAAGTCGCTCTCCTCCAAGAGAATTCTTCTCTTGAATTTATTCACAGTGAAGAGAATTGGATAAGAAATGGAAAGAAAGTAAATCAGCCTAAGCATTATAAGAAGTTCGGCGGTAATATTTTTCTTAAATGTCTTTCTCTATGTGCTATTTCTCCCTCCACTGTTTTAATGACAAAGAGGTTATTTAAAGAAGTCGGAGGTTTTTCTTCTGACTATATTGTCTGCGAAGATTTTGATTTGTGGTTAAAGATTACTTCTAAGTACGAGGTAGGACTTGTGGATGAGTTCTTGATAAATAAGTATGGAGGTCATGAAGATCAATTGAGTACGAAGTTCTTTGCGATGGATTTATTTAGAGTTAGATCCCTAGTTCATATTTTAGAAATAAGAGATTTCACTGAACGAATTAAAGAGGAAATTATTTCTGTGATTTTAAGTAAGTCTAAGATCTTACTTAAAGGCTATGAAAAACATGAAAACTTTAAAGACTACGAAGAAGTGAAGAGTTTAGTTCTTAGATTTAACTCTTAGGTAACCATCTCTCTTAAAGACCTTGCCACTTCTAATGAAGAGAATTCCCTTAATGTCATTTGTATAAAATTCATCAGCAGTATTTATGAGAATAAAGCGATCTTTTGAAATTCTAGCGGAAACCAACGTTGGATAATTTTCATTCTTAAGAAAATTTAGAGGGATTCCATCTACGATAATTGCATCTTCACTTTTTCCAAGAACTAAGTAATTAATTTTTGAAGTTCCTCGGTAAGCTTTATCCTCTATCTTGAAGAGATTTTCGATTTCAATTTGAAAATTAGGTCCTTGCGTATTATGTCCGGTGTACTTATGGGTTCCATTTAGAGAATCAAAGGCCTTGTCTTGTTCTAGTATTGGTCTGGCCGATTTTAGATATTCAGAAAAGTCTATCTTTTCAAAGCTTTTAAGATTTTTAAATTGAATAACTTTCTTTGTTTGCTGTAGCTGTTTAGTTTCAGGAAGTTTCTCTTTCTTAGCTGGAAGGTAGACAATCTTTTCGACAACTTTTTCCACTACCTTTTCTACCACTTTAGGTTTTGGGACTTCTATTGAATTTTGAATATTGGTTGTGATCTTATTTTCAATGTCTCGTAGATCAATAGCGAAGTAGGCAAAGAGTAATTGAAATATTTTTCCATTTAATTCTTCGGCGCTAAGGTTTTGTTCAAAGAGCGAATCAACTTCGTCATTAAATTGAACTTTCTTATTTACGATACTATGGTTGAACGTAAAGTAGCTTACTCCAACACCAAGTATAAAAAAGGCAAATGCTAGGAATATTTTCTTCATCACATAATAATCTTATCACTTGAGTCGTTATCTTCAAGGATAATTTCATCAGGTGAGAGATTAAGTGTCTTCTCGTAGAAAAGCTCTAAGGCCCTCTCCCACGGAGAATCTTCAATATCATTATTTAAGAAGTCTACTAAATGAGGAAAGAGTTGTGTGCAAAAGTCTTCGCTACTCTCTCTTGGTAGAAGGGATGGTAGGTGGTCAATTGCAGTTAAATAGAGGTTTTCTTCAATCTTTATTGAAGGGCTATCCATTGTCGTGCAATTTGCATAAATAGGAAGTGGGTTACAAGGCCCATTGGGATCGCAACCAACATCACTAATGACTGTTAAATTTCTTTCTTTAGTAATTGTTTCAAGGTCTAGAAATGGTGATCTTGGCTCTTTTATTAAAGCGCAGTTAATTAAAATATCAAAGCTTAAAATTTCTTCAAGAGGGTGGTTGGAGATCGTATCTTTCGAGCCCCACTTTGTTGGCTCAATACCAATGGCCCTTAGAAACTTTACGGCACCTTTTCCTGATCTCCCATTGGCCCCAATGATGAGGACACGAGGACGAGAGATGATCTTATTCATTCTCTCTTCTATGTCTTCTATCATTGCAACTTGGCTCTTATATGGAAGTAGAGGGGCCCTCTTATTATAATCCATACCAAGTTGTGTATGAGTCCAAAGATCAATTCCAAGAGCAGCTCCTGCAAAACCTGCCCAAACTCCAAAGGCCGCAACTCTTTTCATATCTTCATCAACGAGATATTCGAGATCGTATAAAAGTCCATCGCCTTTAACAAACCTAGAGAGGGTTCTTTCAAAGCCATGTTGATCTTTAAAAACGTGAGCGAAGTGAATATGTCTATGAGAGAGGGAGAAGTTCTTATCTTCTAGTTCTTTTAGTCCGATAATAATTGCGTTTAAAGGAGCGTTAATCCAAGAGTTTGTCTCTGCGATTTTACAGCCTATCTCTTCGTATTCGGAATCATCAAAGACTCGTGTAGGTGACTTTTCAACAACAACATCGTGACCCATATCGAGAAGCTCTTTGCAGGCCTTTGGTGTTAAACAGCATCTTTGTTCAAAAGGTTTTGTTTCGTGTCTTAGCCAAATAAGTCTTTGCATTTATTCCTCACACTAGATTTTGCTGGATTAAGTCAAAATAAAACATGTTTTAATGCTTTTGGCTATAGTCTTGGAGGAATTTTCAAACGTAATAGCTACTAACTACTTAATAGTACATTAGAAGTTGAGACCTAAATTAAAAGAATGAATGGTCGATACCCAAATATCATCCTGTGGATTGATATAGGCCATTCTCATCTTATAATTAAAATAGAAGTGCCTAACTCTAAATTCGGGAATAAAAGTTATAAATTGATTGCTTAAACTGATTGAGCTCCTAAAAGGAAGGTCTTTAAATTTGAGCCAGCTTCCCACATAAATACCATCAAAGATTGAGTATCTCTTTCTCATATGAATTCCAGCAAAAGGCTCCAACCAGATTTTCTTCGCGTCTCCTTTCCACTGATGAAAGAAGTGAAAGAGAGGGAAGTTATCATAGGAGTATTGCTCTTTTTCTTTAAGGGTAAGTAACTTCGCTTCGAGCATCTCAATTTTCCAGAGACGATGATCGCTCTCTCTTTTCCAGATAAAATCCATAGAGAGAGTTTCTTTTGATTGGCTTAGATCTGAAAAGTTAAAAATTTTAGAGCTCTCCGCTAACTCTGTTTTAGTCTTTGTTAAGTCGGCGTCAGAGCGATTTAACTTATAGAGATTTAGCTTTATATGAGTATCTATATGACCGCTCTTAGTGACAATAGTACTTAGGCCCATTTTGGTTTCTTTTTTTACATAAACACTAACGGAAGGATCAAGGCTACTTGTTTGATTATAAATAGTAAAAAGAGAACCTAAGTTTAAATTGTAGAATAGAGACGGGGTTAGTCTATATTTTGAAAGATTAAAACTTGGAAGAGGAACTCCAAGAGTAGCATCAAGATCAATATACCTTTCTGAATTCATATTCTTATTTAAAATTTCTAGAATATTTAATTCTTTTTGAGACTGGGAAGCTCCCGCTTCGTTCCCTTTGTTCTTTATATCGGCGACAAGATCTTTGACGCCAGAGCTTACTTGTAAATCTAAATCAATATATTGTTCATAGAGATTGTGAGTGAGACGCTTATTTATGAGAGTTTTATCTCTGAGGATAGTATATCTCTTTAAATTATTTCTTAGGCTTTGAGCATGAGCACTATTGGCCAAAATTAGTAGGAGTATGATAATTTTTTTCATTAGGTTATTATAAACAAAAAGCAAATAAAAAGTAGAAAAAATGATCGTATATAATAAAGAATTCGATTTGAATTTATCAGAACATGGAATTGAAGTTCCAATCTTAGACGATCGCTCTAGAAGATGCTTCACTGAACTTAAGAATGTAGACCCATCAATTAGTGAAGTAGATTTAAAGGAATTAGAAGAAATTAATAGAGAGGATCTTCTGCGAGTTCATACTTCTGAATTTGTAGATGCGCTCTTAGGCGATGAAAAAGAAAAGAAGATTATCGAATGTTATGAGCTCATTGACCAAAATGGAAATTACTACCGCTACGACCCAAGTAGAGCGAAGTATCCACTTTCAAATTTACTAGATAAATTTCTATTGCAGACAAAGGGGACGTATCTCTCTTTTAGAAGAGCTTTTGAGACAGGTTTCTCTTTTGGACTTTGCGGAGGAATGCACCATGCGATGAGTGATCGCTCGAGAGGATTTTGTTTAATAAATGACATCGTTATTTGTGCTCGAAAATTTCAAACAGAAGTTCGGGCAATAAATTTTTCAGTTATTGATATTGATGCTCACAAAGGTTGTGGAACAGCAGAGCTTACAGCTAATGATTCTTCCATTGAAACATTGAGTATTCATATGAAGAATGGTTGGCCTCTCTCTGCTGATTGCGGCGAGGGCCCTTGGAGAATTCCCTCTACTATTGATATTGGAGTAGAGCTTGGTGAAGAGAATCAATACCTCACTAAGTTAGAGGAAGGTTTAAAGGAATTAGAAAATCTCGACATGGCCATCGTTGTGGCTGGAGCCGACC includes these proteins:
- a CDS encoding histone deacetylase; this translates as MIVYNKEFDLNLSEHGIEVPILDDRSRRCFTELKNVDPSISEVDLKELEEINREDLLRVHTSEFVDALLGDEKEKKIIECYELIDQNGNYYRYDPSRAKYPLSNLLDKFLLQTKGTYLSFRRAFETGFSFGLCGGMHHAMSDRSRGFCLINDIVICARKFQTEVRAINFSVIDIDAHKGCGTAELTANDSSIETLSIHMKNGWPLSADCGEGPWRIPSTIDIGVELGEENQYLTKLEEGLKELENLDMAIVVAGADPYSEDVLESARGIQLSKEQMLARDLLVYRFLKERGIPQVWLMAGGYGPKTWEIYFQFLKLIHEEEHA
- a CDS encoding saccharopine dehydrogenase is translated as MQRLIWLRHETKPFEQRCCLTPKACKELLDMGHDVVVEKSPTRVFDDSEYEEIGCKIAETNSWINAPLNAIIIGLKELEDKNFSLSHRHIHFAHVFKDQHGFERTLSRFVKGDGLLYDLEYLVDEDMKRVAAFGVWAGFAGAALGIDLWTHTQLGMDYNKRAPLLPYKSQVAMIEDIEERMNKIISRPRVLIIGANGRSGKGAVKFLRAIGIEPTKWGSKDTISNHPLEEILSFDILINCALIKEPRSPFLDLETITKERNLTVISDVGCDPNGPCNPLPIYANCTTMDSPSIKIEENLYLTAIDHLPSLLPRESSEDFCTQLFPHLVDFLNNDIEDSPWERALELFYEKTLNLSPDEIILEDNDSSDKIIM
- a CDS encoding aldo/keto reductase translates to MSRILKNLGGIPIGFGGASISGEGAGYGFGDISEGDACSLLKYAFERGVKLFDTAPIYGFGESERRMGKAFKDIREKVFIISKCGVSWHDSKRVNMTNDPKETQKMLHDSLKRLNSDYIDHYMIHWPDSRVDIRKTMEVLAKAKLEGKIKSIGLCNSNRDEFEKASEIDEILSLQSELNIFERGSLDSVLPIARENDLSFMSWGTLDKGILTGRVNSKRKFDKSDCRSWAPWWKSIDKDSRYKKMEIISKILSEFEMSPISLALGFNLSNENVDTVLCGGRNQTQWDGLIDSLENLPTQEQLDRVLKSIDED
- a CDS encoding spore photoproduct lyase family protein, which gives rise to MFDKIFIERDFVSNNRANLIISKFPKAKVTVIEKVEDIFNRVKKPYLQKNETLNLFLGEKRGQLVKEAPDAYGLSGEPHYYFIHAYNCIYECNYCYLQGYFNSPDIVLFLNHRDICNEIEKVTEECTQKGLTPWFHAGEFSDSLALTHITGELEIYHELFSRLPNAKLELRTKSANIKALLELAPKKNIITTFSLSPADKIKKNDLQTPSLKARLKAIEKLSAVGHPIGIHFDPVVYDDDFKEKYRELISELFKSLPAEKLEYISVGVVRFTKDVFHQVKKNYPGSELLGSELIKSFDGKIRYNRPMRLWILSTIKELLLEAKVQESKIYLCMEEDDQLVADT
- a CDS encoding glycosyltransferase; translated protein: MKISVIIPTFNRAEILERSLKSVLQQSYQDFEVLIVDDGSTDKTYSTVKKYFSDKRVKYIYQSNKGVSAARNLGVSLSSYDWISFLDSDDEWLSNKLDKQVALLQENSSLEFIHSEENWIRNGKKVNQPKHYKKFGGNIFLKCLSLCAISPSTVLMTKRLFKEVGGFSSDYIVCEDFDLWLKITSKYEVGLVDEFLINKYGGHEDQLSTKFFAMDLFRVRSLVHILEIRDFTERIKEEIISVILSKSKILLKGYEKHENFKDYEEVKSLVLRFNS